A stretch of DNA from Phocoena sinus isolate mPhoSin1 chromosome 5, mPhoSin1.pri, whole genome shotgun sequence:
CGAGGGCCCGACCATCAGCTGATTCTGGGGAGCCAGTCAAGCGCCCGCGGGGGCAAAGGGCGGGGCCGCGCCAACGTCCCCGCCGCGGCCGACGTCAGTGCCGCTTGCCGCTTGCCGCTTGCCGCAGGATCGCCGGGGCGCAGCTCGCGGGCAGCTCTCCGCGGGAGCCACCGAGACCTCTGCGCTGCTCCGCGAACATGGCCGACTCGGAGAACCAGGGCCCCGCGGAGCCGAGccaggcggcggcggcagcggcggcggcggcggcggcggcggaggaggagGTAATGGCGGAAAGCGGTGCGCAGGGGGGAGATTCTGACAGCGCGTCCGGCGACTCCGACGGCGCGGTCGGTCAGACGGCTGAGGAGCCCCAGACGCCTGCAGAGAATGCACCGAAGCCTAGAAATGACTTTATCGAGAGCCTGCCTAACTCGGTGAAATGCCGAGTCCTGGCCCTCAAAAAGCTGCAGAAGCGGTGCGATAAGATAGAAGCCAAATTTGATAAGGAATTCCAGGCTCTGGAGAAGAAGTATAACGACATCTATAAGCCCTTACTCGCTAAGATCCAGGAGCTCACCGGTGAGATGGAGGGGTGTGCGTGGACCTTAGAGGGTGACGACGAGGAGTTGGAGGATGAAGAGtacgaggaggaggagggagagcctGCGGTGGAGGCGGCGGCTGCTGCCGCCAGAGATGAGGGTCCCCACTCTGCAGTGTCTGACGACGCCCAGAAATAAGCGGGGGCAGAGATTGCAGAGGAGAATGACGACGCAGATTCAAAAccccgattttttttttcttttacacatCGGTGGACTTGAAAAGGCTCAGGTTTTGGACCAAAGTACAATGTGAATCAATTCTGACATTCCTAGAATCATATTAAATCGACGCAATCAGGTTCTGGCCAGCCCGTTTCCAATCGAAACACCAATATACCAAAAGGTGTTGTAAACGAGTTAAATTTAAAATGGCTTTTTCATGATCTCTTCTGCGCGGGCTGGAGTTGAGACTTCCTAAGGGTGTCAAGTAGATGTTAAGTAAAGAACGTCACTTTGAAACCTTTTGATCACACTGTCATCACGCTACGCACAGAACACCCAAGCCGAGACCGAACATGTTCTCAGTGCctaattcttcaatttctttagtcTTGCATTTTTCCAGCTCAGAAGCATCAGAACCCAAGAAAAATCTCATCTTTAAGACTTTTCTTTCATAACCCAGACATCAGCTTTACACTTCAGAGAAGCGTGATGGGATGGAGGAAGCCCGTGCCGGAGATCATGACAGTACTGTTAGTGAGGCCCAGAAAACTGCCACTTCAAATTCTAAAGACTGTACTGAATATTTGGTTCTGAGAAGGAGGGTGTATAACCTGTACACTACTGTCAACATATGTGTTCATTATTTACAGTCTCGTGTTTATGTGTTTTCTTGGTAGTGTCTATTTacaaaggtgttaaaaaaaaacaatgtttaagtattgatccctttatctagcattttagaaatattaatttactTGAAAAGATGTAGAATCTAGTAACTTCTGTAAAGCATGTGTATCCAATGTTATGTTGGATCCTTGtgatgtctttttgtcttgtagCTTTTAGAATGTAGCTGTGAAAATTATCAGAACTCTTCACGGAAGCTAAtgtatggaaaaaatatatacttgaaGAACCAATCCAACTGTGTGTCCCCATCCCCAGCTCAGAAGTAGAAAGGGTTTAAGTTTGCTTGTGTTAGCTGTGCCTTCCTTATTTTGCTATGTAAATGTGACATattgaatataaaatggtgcataATCAAATTTTTCTGCTTGAGAACAGACCGTCATACAGTAAAGGATTTTTAGGAGGACACATTTAATGTAAAGACTCAGCTTCTTTGTGGGTTTTGAATTGTGTGATCCGTAAAGAAATTTAAGCATAACGTTGTTTACCACTGTGGTGttaataaaacagtattttcaaaaaacaaaaggactCATACCCTGACTGCCTGgaatcaaatcccagctctgcctcctatTAGCAATGAATCTTGGGCCATTACGTTAATCTGTGTTCAGTTTCTCCTCATGTATAAAAGGGGATAGGAAGTCCCTTCCTCACAGGTTATTATGAAGAACAAACTAGTTAATTTACATAAATCCCACAGACCAGTGTCTCACCCTAAGGGCTCAAGatattttagctattattattatggttattattattatatgaaaGAGTAAGATGATGATTTCAAATTCAATCCTCCTAaattatgaaagaagaaaaaatacatattatattccTAAGTTCATGATATTACAGTTAAAGAAGTAGCCTTTAATTCATAAACACAGGTAGTTCAATAaactgtcttgttttgttttcctcaatATAAAAATCAGGTTTTGATTTCTTCCCAGAAAGGACAAAAGACTTTAACGTGACattatgcatatattaaaaaGTCTATTTCAGCTTTATATTTGGGCATTCTAAATGAAGTATAAAACTGAAGACCCCCCccaaaattttaaacacagaCGTGCTTTCTTCCATTTCCCTTAAGGGTTAAAATTAGAAGCAAAATTAGACTGCTTTACCTTCGGGAACGGAAGGAAGCTCTGACCTGTTGCTAATGGCAATAGTTGAGTGAAACCTTAATGTATTATTAATCTTCCTTAGGGCCAGgacaacaaaaagagaaaatcaaaataatgtaTTACATAAGTCAATGATTATCTTAACCACGATTATCtgaaatagaagggaaaaaatctaaaataattcaatattCATTTCTTATCTCTAGGAGTAAGAGactgtcatttaatatttttctaggtcccacaaaaaagcaaaactgaatGAAACAAATAAGGTGTGTAgctagtgggggaaaaaaaaatttttttcaggcaTGTGATTACACATAGAAAACCCAAGAGAATCAACTGAAAGCTATCACATTCACAAATCTGAGGAATAGACCaaacatataagtatataaaaaccAATAACTATTTCTAGGCACtactaatgataaaaatatatgcaaagggCTCTCTTTCACAGTAGAAATaagaaaccaaaatatttataaaaacctctaataaaaatgtatataaccaatggaaaaaaaaaacagtatcacaaagaaatgtaaaagagGCCTTTGGAAGGTGAGATTGAATATCACAAAagtgtcaattcttcccaaattaacttttaatttattacACTTCAAATCAAAACCCAAACTGGATCTGGAACCATATAATTACCCTAATCTTCACCTGTAAGAATAGGAAAAACAATTAAGATTTTTACCTTAgaccagacacacaaaaaatttttttaattgaagaaaatatattattatcaaTTACTAGACAGGGAAAGGTTACATCCAGAATGATTTAAGACCATAAGAAATAATCGACACGCACGACAACacaaaaattaagaagttttaGAGACTTAAACAGActccacatttttaaaagtaaacagcaAACTGGGAATAAAATCTGCAATAAATACAGATGGCAAAGGGTTAATAGTCTTCATACAATAAAGAGTTGATACAAATGATATGAAAATCATTTCATCTTAAGAGAGAAAAACGTAAAGGACATCAGCGGACGactttaaaaaagggaaatactGCAATCCTGTTTGGGGCAGCAAGACACGTCCTGAAAGGGCAATACTAAGTGGACCAGGCCTCCAGCAAGGTCTGGAGGATATGCAGGCCGAGCTGTGTGCTCTGGCCAGCAATCTTTCTTTCACTTATGATAAGACTTTAGCTGTGGGGTTTTCTAGCTACCAGTCATACCACTGTTGGTTACTTTTCTCAGGATAAGGCACATAATGTGCCCTTCACAATGTCAAACAATTTCCACCATTTTCCTAACTGGGTTGATCCTTCCCCTCTGTTTCCTGCACTGCTTATTTGATAGTTCCTCAGGCAGACATAAATCTTGTGTGTTAACATGTAGCCGGATACCCTCCCTTGAAGGCAGGTCAAATGCTCTTACTCATAAACCTTTTTTCATCCATTATAGGCCCAAATTAGTAAGCAATGCACAACGTAACTGGCAGAAAGAAAGGCAACTGTGCATTACACATTCAACTCGGTCTCTCAGAGCATTATGCAGAAGACTGCAGCACGCCCACACTGCCTGCCCGAGCACATCACAGCAGCTCTCCGAGAGTTCACAATTAAGCGCACACAGACGCGTTTGCGTGtgccacacacagacacaaacacgtTTTTTTATTGGCGTGGAATTCACAAAACATAGCCATTTTAAATgagcaattcagtggcatttaataCATTAATAATGCTGGGCAATGACGACTTCTATCTCATTCacttcttttaaacaaaaatattttagaggtaAACATCAGTAAAAAGGATCAATGCTGGGCAGACTATGTAAAGTAGCCTAAGCATGGAAGAAATACGAATTTTACAAGTGAGGTCAAGTTTCTTATTAAATcagattggatttaaaaaaaaagaacactcagtATTTGTAAGGATTCGATGAAATGGGTACTTCTCATACATTGACGATAATGTATAAGCTGGTATCATTCATTAGCAAAATCAATTTagtaaaaatatcaacaaattcAAAATGATATACACTAATTCAATTTCACCCTTGGGACCttaccattaaaaagaaattttaaaaacaaacaaagctttATACGTAAGATGACTGATACAGTGTTATTAAAAAtggagggggaagagaaagaaaaaaagggcaaggaaaaaaaaaagaacacagaaacaaGCCAGATAcccaaaagggaaagaagagaaaatacacattGACACAGCAGGCTGTGCAGCCATTATTAAGGGTGTTCATGAGGGCTTTATAATAACATTATAGATATAAACACTGTCTCAACCTAAGTTTAAAAATTCAGACATACACTTTTATACGCACATCGTATGTCTTTAACTATgccaactttgtttttaaaaacttgcatAGTCTGCCTGCAACTAAAACGGCGAACTCTTCAAAGTCAT
This window harbors:
- the NAP1L5 gene encoding nucleosome assembly protein 1-like 5, with product MADSENQGPAEPSQAAAAAAAAAAAAEEEVMAESGAQGGDSDSASGDSDGAVGQTAEEPQTPAENAPKPRNDFIESLPNSVKCRVLALKKLQKRCDKIEAKFDKEFQALEKKYNDIYKPLLAKIQELTGEMEGCAWTLEGDDEELEDEEYEEEEGEPAVEAAAAAARDEGPHSAVSDDAQK